ATGGGCGGCGCGCCTGCGTAGAAGAACGCCGCGTTGTAGGACCCTGTGTAGTCGTAGATCCACCCTGAAGCCAGTGAAGGCAGGAAAAAACGAACAAGTCACGCCACTGTGCTTATCTCTTTTCACAACGTGCGCTGCGACCTTCCCTCCTCTGATATCCAAGGGCGCCATAGGGAGGACTTTACAGGAAAAACAATGTAAGTCCATTTGTATATCCTTATAGTTTGCCACTCAATATTGGACCACCCTGCCGAAGCTGTAGGGCTCTGAGGCTTTACCGTACACATGTATCTATGACTGAAGTCCCAGCGGCGCCCGACCGTGAGTGGCACGGAGGCCAGGACCAGCAGGAGCCGaggctgtagggctgatatggCCGTGTATGGCCGTATATCTATGGCCGTATATGGCCGTATATGACAGTATATCTAAGACTGACCTGCCAGCGGCGGCCCCATCGTGAGCGGCACCGAAGCCAGGCCCAGCAGGAAGCCggagctgtagggctgatacgGCCGTATATCTATGGCCGTATATGGCCGTATACTAGTATCTATGCCTGTATGGCTGATGATGTCTAACCTGCCAGCGGCGGCCCCACCGTGAGCGGTACGGAAGCCAGGCCCAGCAGAAAGCCGATGGCCTGCGAAGCGTCCTCCGGCCCCACAAGGTCGAAGGCGATGGGGCCGATCAGCGCCACGAAGCAGCCGTCGAACACGCCGAGTACCAGGACCGCGCACACCAGCGCGTAGTAGTGCCGCAACACGGGCAGGAGGGTCGTCACGATACCTGGGGAGATACACACTAGTCAAACACGCCGAGCACGAGAACGGCGCACACTAGCGCGTAGTAGTGCCGCAACACGGGCAGGAGGGTCGTCACGATACCTGGGGAGATACAGACTAGTCAAACACGCCGAGCACGAGAACGGCGCACACCAGCGCGTAGTAGTGCCGCAAAACGGGCAGCAGGGTCGTCACGATACCTGGGGAGATGCACAGTAGTTAAACACGCCGAGCACGAGAACGGCGCACACTAGCGCGTAGTAGTGCCGCAACACGGGCAGCAGGGTCGTCACGATACCTGGGGAGATACACACTAGTTAAACACGCCGAGCACGAGAACGGCGCACACTAGCGCGTAGTAGTGCCGCAACACGGGCAGGAGGGTCGTCACGATACCTGGGGAGATACACGTACAGTAGTGAGGTAGGGCTGATAACACGCCGAGCACGAGAACGGCGCACACCAGCGCGTAGTAGTGCCGCAAAACGGGCAGGAGCGTCGTCACGATACCTGGGGAGATACACACTAGTTAAACACGCCGAGCACGAGAACGGCGCACACTAGCGCGTAGTAGTGCCGCAAACGGGCAGGAGCGTCGTCACGATACCTGGGGAGATGCATATTGATTAGCACAGTCAGCGATGTGTGAAAAACGGAAAACACTGCCACACACTTTCCCTatgactgtccttggtgctgaacggcCTTCCCTTCCCTGAACtgtttcattaggttggtaagtcactggaTAACAGAGTTCTCTGCACACAACAACCAAGAGTTTTATTCAAGACCGACGTTGCAGTGTCTGTCACGTTCCTCATGGCAATTCGGAATAATTCTTAAGGCCTTAAAAGATATCTTGTATTCAAATCGTAGTACTTCTATTCCCCGAAGTACTGAGGCGAGGAGATCTAACTCTTTTAGTACAATTGTCAACACAATCAGATATTACCCATCCCTGTTCTTCAGAAATTGACGATTTTTAAGCGACCTACCGATGACGAGGAAAGAGAGTTGCTGCAGCATAATCCTATTGACGCATGCGCAGTCCGAGACcttgccgaacaccagccggcCGACCCCCGAGGCGGCGCCCATGTACGTCACCAGGGCCGCGCCGTTCGCCTTGGGCATCACGTGGCGCACATAGTTCACCTGTGGGGATATAGGGTCATGGCGGTTATAGGTACATGTACGTCACCAGGGCCGCGCCGTTAGCCTTGGGCATCACGTGACGGACATAGTTCACCTGTATGGAGATAGGGACATGTCGGATATAGGTACATGGTGGTTATAGGTACATGGCGGACATAGGTATATGGTGGATATAGTTCACCTACGGGGATATAGGGACATGGCGGAGATAGCCACATGGCGGATATAGGGACAAGGCGGACATAGTTCACCTTTGCGGACATAGGCGCATGGCGGATATGGGTACATGGCGGATATGGGTACATGGCGGATATAGGTACATGGTCATCATTAGcgtaaatgtaaaatgtaacgttacttgtattccctagtacaaatgtagaagAAAAGTCGAAAATCTCCAGTACTTACTATGTGTACGTACGGCACGAAGTATCCAAACAGCGCGAAAGGAACACCTATGGCCCAAATAACGTATCTTCTGTTCCGCCATATTCTCAAGTTCAGGTGCTTTTTGACCTTCTCCACGAATGTTCTTCTTCTGTTGTTCCCTGCAGTCCCGTTCTCCAACGCCCGGGGGCGCTTCTCCAGTAGCGGCGCGTACGCGCAGGCGCACAGCACCAGAGTGCCCACCAGCCCGCTGAGCGCGCGGAATGTCGGGAAGAGTCCGAGTTCCCTGAGCATGAAGCGGAGCAGTATCGGCAGCACCATGGTGAACAGGCTGCTGCCGAACGTCACCAGGCCGTTCACCAGACCCATCCGCCTGTGGAAGTAGTGCCCGAGGATGACCAGGGAGGGGGTGTAGGCGAGAGACGAACCCAGCCCCACCAGCACCCCGTAGGTGAGATACAGCTGCTGCAGGTGGGACACGGCGGAGCTGGACAGCATTCCGATAAACGCCACCACTCCCCCCGCCACGGCCGTGGGTCTGCAGCCGAACTGGTCCGTCAGCACGCTGGCCAGGGTCGAGCAGAAAAACGTCACTCCTATGGCTGTAGAACCCACCCAAGCTGCagaacaacacaaaacacaactcAACATGTGATCTACTCGGTCACATGCAGCCGAACTGGTCCGTCAGTACACTGGCGAGGGTTGAGCAGAAGAACTTCACTCCTACGGCTGTAGATCCCACCCAAGctgcaacaacacaaaacacagcTCAACATGTGATCTACTATAGCTGTAGATCCTACCCAAGCTGGGGAACACAAAACACAAACGTTAACGTCACACCGATAGCTGTGGAGCCTACTAATGCTGAGGACAACATGTGACCAACTCAGTAGGTGCGCTAACCTACCTATAGGCATAGAGCCCACCCAATCTGAGGAACAGAGAACACAAGAATTTATCTTTACCAGATagcctatgtcgccccccgtctcggtACAATCATAAAACACTATCTAGGTTTGCCGTATGAGGCAAGATAATCTCCAATATATAATGTTTCTCATAGTCACTCCTATGCTTACATGGCAGCATTAGAGACCTAAAGCGGGTGCCAACTGTGTCAGGAAATTGCCCAGGGTTTGCGAATTCCCTTTCTGACGTGCCGCCCCGTGCGACGCATTTGCGTATAAAGCCCAGATAAGCAGGTTATTGGAAATCAACGTGAAAAAAGAAAGACGTAAAAAGCTTAAGGTTGAAGATCTCAACGAGACATGCACCGTAATAAAAGGATATTCACTTATGATACTTTCAAGTGACATATTGCGCCGATTGCTGCCGGTTTGGCCTCAGGATGTTTTCTCCAGCTTGTTTTGGATACTTTGAGGTGTTTTTATGGGATTTCTATCCGTTCTGGTTTTCTCTATGTATACCAGTGACAGGCAATCAAAACGAAAACCTGGCATATTATGATTGAAATGAAAGTCAAAACAAACGTCTGGAAACCGTCCAAAACAAGCCGAGCCTAAC
This genomic window from Branchiostoma floridae strain S238N-H82 unplaced genomic scaffold, Bfl_VNyyK Sc7u5tJ_1489, whole genome shotgun sequence contains:
- the LOC118407814 gene encoding monocarboxylate transporter 10-like — protein: MSDRAADLPDRAASRRPSGAQRVPPEGGYGWAADVPDRAADRSPSGAQRGPPEGGYGWATDVPDRAADRSPSGAQRGPPEGGYGWAVCLAAMWTNGTIFGLLNTSGVLFVALLEAFPGSDAFQTAWVGSTAIGVTFFCSTLASVLTDQFGCRPTAVAGGVVAFIGMLSSSAVSHLQQLYLTYGVLVGLGSSLAYTPSLVILGHYFHRRMGLVNGLVTFGSSLFTMVLPILLRFMLRELGLFPTFRALSGLVGTLVLCACAYAPLLEKRPRALENGTAGNNRRRTFVEKVKKHLNLRIWRNRRYVIWAIGVPFALFGYFVPYVHIVSTGDFRLFFYICTREYK